One region of Triticum aestivum cultivar Chinese Spring chromosome 6B, IWGSC CS RefSeq v2.1, whole genome shotgun sequence genomic DNA includes:
- the LOC123133712 gene encoding uncharacterized protein codes for MASAPPPQRRRASPPAIPDELVEEILLRLPPDEPACLLRASLVCKAWGGIVSHPVFRRRLHELYLAPPVLGFLHGSEEDDSPHFVSTTASPFSLAAPDWRSWRAVDCRHGRALFLSKRNHTRTWELLLWEPITGAQQRIPVPAAFNGSWPTAAVFCAVDGCDHHDCLGGPFRVVFVFVVDNEDVDYDDNVISAGVYSSETGTWGELTSMYSEFMMFFGKYSSLLVGRSLLYFMSDAGLILEYDLVRHGLTVFDTPDCQPGYKSDCGSSSSDDNRFKLMLAEDGGLGVSEESGLRLKLWTRKASDTNDARWVVNCIFCLGNLLPASDLLVPGINYRVTVLGFTEEAQVIFVDTIDSLFTIDLQLGLVTEVPDDRGFCNLIPVVGFYAPVPRRENQNLLALKPCEEASGELLV; via the coding sequence ATGGCATCAGCACCGCCGCCGCAGCGACGCCGCGCATCGCCGCCGGCGATCCCGGACGAGCTCGTCGaagagatcctcctccgcctcccgcccgaCGAACCGGCCTGCCTCCTCCGCGCCTCCCTCGTCTGCAAGGCCTGGGGCGGCATCGTCTCCCACCCCgtcttccgccgccgcctccacgagCTCTACCTCGCACCCCCCGTGCTCGGCTTCCTCCACGGATCGGAAGAAGACGACTCCCCGCACTTCGTCTCCACCACCGCGTCGCCCTTCTCCCTCGCCGCCCCGGACTGGCGCTCGTGGCGGGCCGTCGACTGCCGCCACGGCCGCGCCCTCTTCCTCTCCAAGCGCAATCATACTCGTACATGGGAGCTGCTCCTATGGGAGCCAATCACGGGCGCCCAGCAGCGCATACCGGTGCCCGCGGCGTTCAACGGCAGCTGGCCGACCGCGGCCGTGTTCTGCGCAGTGGACGGGTGCGACCACCACGACTGCCTTGGGGGTCCATTCCGCGTGGTCTTCGTCTTCGTCGTCGACAACGAAGACGTTGACTACGACGACAATGTCATATCGGCCGGCGTATACTCGTCGGAGACCGGCACGTGGGGCGAGCTGACCTCGATGTACAGCGAATtcatgatgttctttggaaaatatTCCAGCCTGCTCGTTGGGAGGTCTCTGCTCTACTTCATGTCCGATGCTGGGTTGATCCTGGAGTACGATTTAGTGAGGCATGGCCTGACCGTCTTCGACACACCTGACTGCCAGCCCGGCTACAAGTCCGACTGTGGGTCGTCGTCCTCGGACGACAACAGATTTAAACTCATGCTTGCGGAGGATGGTGGGCTGGGAGTTAGTGAAGAATCGGGTCTGCGCCTCAAACTGTGGACAAGGAAGGCGAGTGACACCAATGATGCACGATGGGTAGTCAACTGCATCTTCTGCTTGGGAAACTTGCTTCCAGCTAGCGATCTCTTGGTCCCGGGCATAAATTATAGAGTGACCGTGCTGGGCTTTACTGAGGAAGCACAAGTCATTTTCGTTGACACGATTGATAGCCTCTTCACAATCGATCTGCAATTAGGGTTGGTGACGGAGGTGCCGGATGATCGTGGCTTCTGCAATCTGATTCCAGTTGTCGGCTTCTACGCTCCTGTGCCCCGACGCGAGAACCAGAATCTGCTGGCGTTGAAACCTTGTGAGGAGGCAAGTGGTGAGCTACTTGTATAG